In Oryctolagus cuniculus chromosome X, mOryCun1.1, whole genome shotgun sequence, a single window of DNA contains:
- the LOC138847570 gene encoding olfactory receptor 13H1-like has product MGASPEHPEPVPIPFLLSLFSAGKTDELLVGELCLEEMNYQESGNYTRVTEFVLLGLSTHPASQSALFWSLMFLYMVTLAGNGMIIFLVGVSSPLHTPMYFFLSNLSLLDLLFSTSAVPLIMVHSLQDFPTISYRSCFAQLTIRAFLVLAECFLLAIMAYDRFVAISAPLRYNLVMSSRVCAVLVLAAWMAALLLTVTPVLLLPISFCGHNTVNHFSCEVQAIFKLLCSNTTSLEVMMMVCAVTSMPVPLSFILISYLCILKAVLRIHPAEARLKAFSTCGSHLVVVTIYFGTLIYIYVRPQTKKVEDGDKIVSIFYAAVTPMLNPLIYALRNKDVKAALRRVTCGAKS; this is encoded by the exons ATGGGGGCCTCCCCTGAACATCCTGAGCCTGTCcccattccctttctcctttctctcttctctgctgggAAGACTGATGAGCTGCTGGTTGGAGAG CTGTGCCTAGAGGAAATGAATTACCAGGAAAGTGGAAACTACACCAGAGTGACGGAATTCGTTCTGCTGGGGCTGTCCACGCACCCCGCATCCCAGAGTGCCCTCTTCTGGTCACTCATGTTTCTCTACATGGTGACTTTGGCGGGAAACGGCATGATCATCTTCCTGGTAGGAGTCAGTTCTCCGCTCCACACCCCGATGTATTTCTTCCTCAGTAACTTATCGTTACTGGATCTCCTGTTCTCCACCAGTGCTGTGCCCTTGATCATGGTGCACTCTCTGCAGGACTTCCCCACCATCTCCTACCGCTCCTGCTTTGCCCAGCTCACCATCCGAGCCTTCCTGGTACTGGCTGAGTGTTTCCTGCTGGCCATCATGGCTTACGACCGGTTTGTGGCAATCTCAGCTCCGCTCCGGTACAACCTGGTCATGTCTTCTCGAGTGTGCGCTGTGCTGGTGTTGGCTGCATGGATGGCAGCTCTCCTCCTCACCGTTACACCCGTTCTGCTCTTGCCCATCAGCTTCTGTGGGCATAACACCGTCAATCACTTCTCCTGCGAAGTGCAAGCCATCTTTAAATTGCTCTGTTCCAACACCACTTCCCTAGAGGTTATGATGATGGTGTGTGCTGTTACTTCAATGCCAGTACCTTTGAGTTTCATCCTGATCTCCTACCTTTGTATCCTCAAGGCTGTCTTAAGAATCCACCCAGCCGAGGCCAGGCTTAAAGCCTTTTCCACGTGTGGCTCTCACCTGGTTGTGGTCACCATCTACTTTGGGACACTAATATATATTTACGTGAGGCCTCAGACCAAAAAGGTCGAGGACGGAGACAAGATTGTCTCTATATTTTATGCAGCGGTGACCCCAATGCTAAACCCCCTCATCTACGCCCTGAGAAACAAGGACGTGAAGGCTGCTCTCAGGAGAGTGACTTGTGGGGCCAAGTCCTGA